One window of the Capnocytophaga haemolytica genome contains the following:
- a CDS encoding DUF5018 domain-containing protein translates to MKKLYVLCILLIAFACKKDNDETLPLSAEKDILSFVFTVEGNTYSGTISNTAITAQLPEDTDVASLTPTITVSKGATVSPNTGIAQNFSKEVTYTVTAENKSTKTYKVLVTTEKTEQPKVPIEIGYVPNEYTVNKAGGEVIFFEVNTLPVKKEQIKVKLLKYRSALSYDLKVQKIDKKERRVYVVLPATYKNGQYRFKATFDKEEVESGVFTLDSSEIVMQVLDNFPMSGKSVTSLATTDVQTFKTLIYANAEALKKYTYYLRRNGQDYPLTVKDISGYNLEFKMFNTPTGAFSGGNDFKFVVKGGAKEQVLPFVNSDGQAINIVPTYAPVIKSLSKTFLKTKDELIVIGENFAYSSMDDNNDYRFCTLLLMQNGEEKATLFANHKTPTEATFKIEDDVPSGTYKVVFSSQIKKKSEVFGQEITIQKVVPETPPRLKVKGTAELIDKDASSYAKQINIFFNEEIGNATIKAIVFPNLKIENMTRYPAAVSTRRLSDSEYDYLLKDLPKGYVLIEENGKEYKAEFSLRKV, encoded by the coding sequence ATGAAAAAATTGTACGTTTTATGCATCTTGCTCATCGCTTTTGCGTGCAAGAAAGACAATGATGAAACGCTCCCACTGAGCGCTGAAAAAGACATTCTTTCGTTTGTCTTTACCGTAGAGGGTAACACTTATAGTGGTACTATCAGCAATACCGCTATCACCGCCCAATTACCTGAAGACACCGATGTCGCCTCCCTTACTCCTACCATCACGGTTTCTAAGGGCGCTACCGTAAGCCCCAATACAGGGATAGCACAAAACTTCTCTAAGGAAGTAACCTACACTGTAACCGCCGAAAACAAAAGTACTAAAACCTACAAAGTGCTGGTTACCACCGAAAAGACCGAACAACCGAAAGTCCCAATAGAAATTGGGTACGTTCCTAATGAATATACGGTAAACAAAGCAGGAGGTGAGGTGATTTTCTTCGAGGTAAACACACTACCCGTCAAAAAAGAGCAAATAAAAGTAAAGCTCCTTAAATACAGAAGCGCTCTCTCTTACGATCTCAAAGTACAAAAGATTGACAAAAAAGAAAGACGTGTATATGTGGTCTTGCCTGCGACTTATAAAAACGGTCAATACCGCTTTAAAGCAACCTTCGACAAAGAAGAAGTGGAAAGTGGTGTTTTTACCTTAGATAGTAGTGAAATAGTAATGCAGGTTTTAGATAATTTTCCTATGAGTGGAAAGTCTGTTACCTCTTTAGCAACCACCGATGTGCAAACTTTTAAAACACTGATATATGCTAACGCCGAAGCTTTAAAGAAATACACTTATTACTTGCGCAGAAACGGACAAGATTACCCGCTTACTGTAAAAGATATCTCAGGTTACAACCTCGAATTTAAGATGTTCAATACTCCTACTGGAGCTTTCAGCGGAGGTAATGACTTTAAGTTTGTAGTAAAAGGGGGTGCTAAAGAGCAAGTGCTTCCTTTTGTAAACAGCGACGGACAAGCGATAAACATAGTGCCTACCTATGCCCCAGTAATCAAATCACTTTCGAAGACTTTCCTAAAAACAAAAGATGAATTAATAGTAATAGGAGAAAACTTTGCCTATAGCAGTATGGATGATAATAATGATTACAGATTTTGCACCTTACTATTGATGCAAAATGGAGAAGAAAAAGCAACGCTTTTTGCTAATCATAAAACACCTACTGAGGCTACCTTTAAAATAGAAGACGATGTGCCTTCAGGTACTTATAAAGTAGTCTTCTCTTCACAAATAAAAAAGAAATCAGAGGTTTTTGGTCAAGAGATTACTATTCAAAAAGTTGTTCCTGAAACTCCTCCGCGCTTGAAAGTTAAAGGTACTGCTGAGCTTATAGACAAAGACGCCTCTTCCTACGCTAAACAAATTAATATTTTCTTTAATGAAGAAATAGGTAATGCTACTATAAAAGCTATTGTATTTCCTAATCTGAAAATAGAAAATATGACTAGATATCCAGCAGCAGTAAGTACACGTAGACTATCTGATAGTGAATACGACTATTTATTAAAAGACCTGCCCAAAGGCTATGTACTCATAGAAGAAAACGGCAAAGAATATAAAGCAGAATTCTCTTTGAGAAAAGTCTGA